The Mangrovibacillus cuniculi sequence GGGAAACAATTCAAGGCGACAAACGGCGGAAGCCGCCAAAAAGGCCACCACCCCTCCACACAAAAAAGCCCCAAGGCAAGTAAACTCACCTTAGGGCTGCAGCATTATCATTTCACTTAATTAGAAAGTACTTCTGCACCTGTATTCTGATTTGTAGTAGTTGGCATCGTCTTGACTTCAACAGTAGACTCATCTTCTTGTTCCACTCGTCTAACTTCCACATACTTGATCTGGTGTTCATCCATTTCTTTTACGATAAATTCCACATCTTCAAATCGAATAATGTCACTTCCTTGCGACTCGTATTGATGAGTTAACACCCATCCACCTAGCGTATCTACGTCTGAATCGTCAAGGGAAGTACCAAGTAATTCATTTACTTCTGAAACCAATACCTTTCCATCAATAACGTAATGATCTTTTTCAATCGTTTGTACCAATGGCACTTCATCTGCATCGAACTCATCTCGGATTTCTCCAACGATTTCCTCAATGATATCTTCCACGGTTACTAACCCGGAAGTACCACCGTACTCATCCGAAAGAATTGCCATGTGCACTCGCTCGCGTTGTAGACGAACAAGGAGCTCGTTGATTGGAATAGAGTCAATTACACGAATGATAGGTCGGATATACGGTTCAAAACTCGTAATTTTCTTACCTTCCATGACATCAATAAAGATCTGCTTTACATTAATCATCCCAATAATGTGGTCTTTGTCACCGTCCATCACAGGATAACGGGTATAACGTTCTTCTTTAGCTAGCTGCAAGAACGTTTCCATTGTATCATTTTTATCTAATGTAACAATCTCTGTTCGAGGTACCATAATCTCTTTAGCAATACGATCATCGAATTCAAAGATTTTGTTCACATATTTAAACTCAGATTGATTGATTTCGCCACTCCTATAGCTTTCTGTCACAATTAGTCGTAACTCTTCTTCTGTATGAGCAATATCATGTTCTGAAATATTCTTTAGACCAAATAATCTCACAACAAAACGAGCTGATCCGTTCAGTAACCAAATGATCGGATACATTAAACGGTAGAAGAAGATTAAAGGCTTTGATAAAAGTAACGTTAATCGCTCTGCTTTTTGGATCGCTACTGTTTTTGGTGCTAGTTCTCCGATAACCACGTGTAAAAACGTAATAACCGTAAAAGCTATAGCTATAGAAATAACATGACTAAGATTTTCTGAGATTCCTAGACTAGCTAATGGTCCACCTAATAAATCAGCTACAGTAGATTCTCCAATCCAACCTAGTGCCAGTGCAGTAATGGTGATACCTAATTGACAAGCAGATAAATACTCATCAAGATTAGAAATTACTCGTTTGGCTGATCTCGCGAGTGGATGACCTTCCTCCACAAGTTGATCAATACGTGAAGATCTTACCTTTACGATTGCAAACTCTGATGCGACGAAAAATGCAGTCAAACCGATAAAAATCATCACCAACACTAGGTTCAATATACTGGGACTGTCCAAATAGTTTCCCGACTATCCTAGTTAGAATAGCCGGAGTCACCTCCTGTTTTTTCTGGAATTAAATTTTCTCGTTCTCCAGATTCTGAGGCGTTAAGGATCCGCTTGAAAAAGGAAGAACGAGGTCTTGCGCGCTGGAAATTCTGCTACTAATTACAGTTGGTTGGAATTGAAGCGTCAATACCCCATCCTACCACCCCTTTCAACATGTAGAGTAATAACTATTATAAAAGTGTAAGAGAATTACGTCAAACAAAGGTCAAATAACTTTATAGTACCTTATTGTATGAAAGCTTAGTAAAAAGCATGATTAAAAGATGAAAAAAGGTAAAAATTGAAACTTTTTACCTGTTAATTCGTCTAACATAAGGGGTATATATAGGAAAATATTTATTTTTACAAGATGGCTGTTTTTCGTTTTTCCATTGTATAATCAATGGGAGAGACACCAAGAATGAAACATAAGGAGGGAAAGAGATGAGTGCGTTTCAATCGAACCAACAAATTACCATTCATCTAGACAACACACAATCTGCAGCCGAGTTAAGAGGCGTATATTTTTATGAATGGATGCAAGCTTGGAAAACTCCAAAGCACCTTCTCTTCTTAAAGCACCCTCTTGGACAAGCACACATTAATCTTCATACATATTTAGAATTTTGGGATAAAGAAGATACCCAACAGTATTTGCAAACGCCTAAAAAGGTAGAGACGGAATTATGTTGGACAGACTTCAAAGATGAAGAGCAGTTGAATAACTTAGCGCCTCAAGAGGTGGCTGAGTTGCTGTATCTTGGACATAGAATGATTCCCTTACACCAACCTTTCTTTTCTAAATTAGGTAACAGTATTGTTTATCTAAGTAGAGAAGATGGAGAGCAATCTACTATTTTTATGAAAGAGTCTAAAGATTTCTTTACTTCCCTAGGAATTTTATTATCCAATAAGATGTCTTTAATGAAATTGGATTCTACTTTGTTAGGTATTAAACGAAAAAAAGAATTGCCACCTATTCCATCAACAGTGCTTATGACGTTTGCTACACTATGGGAGGAAGGTCTTTTAATAGACTTAGAAAAAATTGAATCTACTCGAGGGAAAATTGAACTTCCACTATTTTTACTGGTAGACGACGATGCGAGTAATATAGAAGAAACTACAGTAAGAGGAAAAATCATCTATGACCGTAAGTCTAAGGAATGGATGGCTTATGTCTTATAAGTAACGAATAAAGGGCTAAGACGAAACAGGTACAGTTTTGTCTTAGCCCTATTTGCTTTTTTAAGAAGTTCTATAAGCTATCTAATAATCTGTTTGCTTCATCGATATGGATAGAGAACTTTAATCCTTTCTTCACTAATCCTTCTTTTTTAAATTGACTCATGATCGAGCTAGTCGTTTCACGTGAAGATCCGACCATATTAGCGATGTCCTGATGAGTCAATTTCATATTAATCGATTGCCAATGATTTTTTCGTTTTCCGGTTTTTTCGCTTAATTTAACAAGCAAGTAAAGTATTCTGTACTTCACATCTCCAAGAGCAATTTTTTCACTCATGCTGTAAATTTCTTTTAAACGTGTAGAAAGGATATTGATTAGCTTAAGGGCAATCTTGGGGTTATTTTCAATAAACTTTTCAAACTCTGTTTTACTAATAATGCACAAGTACGTTTCTGTCATTGCCTCTGCGTATGTATCGTCATCTGTCAACGAAAGGGTGGAAGTTTCTCCGAAAATATTACCATCAATTAAAACATCAATAGTGAACTGTTTACCTGAAGGGTTTATTTTATACAATTTCACTTGCCCTTTTTTTAGTAAGAATAAAGCTTCAATCGGTTTGTCAGGGGAGAAGATAATAGTCCCTTTAGGAACAGGTCTCATCTCGCTTAATTCATCAATAATATGTAATTCTTCCATTGGTAATTCATCAAATAAGCTTATTTGAGACAGTAAAAATAATTTATCCATGCTATTCTCCTTCATTAACCTTCTAAAATTAAAGTGTAACCTATCTTACAGATTATTTATTAAGCATTGAGGTACATTATGGATGTAGAAAAGAGAGGTGAGACAAAACGTCTAAGCTTTATATAATTGATGGATGCTCCAAATGCAAAGTAATGAGAGATTGGCTTATGGAAAAGGAGATACCTTTTGAAGAAGTGAACATTCTCCAAGTAATGAATGCAAGAAACGAACTATTTCGTATAATTGGAGAAATCTCTATCCCAGTATGGTGGGATAAAACTTCCAACTCAATTGTAACGTATCAAGATATTAAAACAAAAATGTATGATTCAAAAAGTAGTGTTATTCACTAATATAAGATAGCTTACATTATAAAAATAAGGAGTGACCTTAATGATTGAAAAAATAACTGCAGTATCTAAAGGAATGTACACAGAAGGAATCTCTCATAATCATAAGGTTGTTATTGATGAACCGGCTAATATGGGCGGAACAGATAAAGGAGCCAACCCTTTAGCTACATTACTTGTATCATTAGTAGGTTGTGAAAACGCGATTGCGAACTTTGTAGCAAAGGAAATAGAGTTTGACTTGCAAGGAATTGACTTTGAAGTAAGTGGTGAAATTAACCCTAAAGGGATGATGGGTGATAAATCAGTACGTCCTTATTTCCAAAAGATTTCTGTAAGAGCAACTGTGCATACATCTGAAACGCAAGAACGAGTAGATGAATTACAACGAATAGTTGATGAAAGATGCCCTATTTACACAACAATGGTAGCGGCAGACGTAGAAATGGTTCCTACTTGGACAAAAGCATAATAGAGAAGAATCCTGAGATTATATTCTCAGGATTCCCTTTATCTTTCTATTATAGGCCTCAAAACATTATCGCAAAAAGAGATTACAGTTACGATAAAGTTTTGAGAGCTATAATAGTGGTACATTAAATTTTGTAGAAAACAAAATACTTATGGTACGTTGAATGCAGGAATTGATCTAAACATACATTTAATTCGTATACTTCAATGAGTCTACTGGCACTGCAAAAAACCTACAGGAGGAACACTTTGTGAAAAAAATCATCACTTTATGCCTTTCCGCACTGATCCTAGTGGGATGTTCCAACACACAATCTTATTCTCCAACCGAGGTTCAACAAATGAGTTGGACAGAAGTAAAAGAAGCTGCTTCCGGTCAAGAAGTTCGCATGTTCCTTTGGGGTGGCGATGAAGGGATAAATCGTTATATCGATGAATACATGAAACCGCGCCTAGAAAAGCATGGCATTACAATTAAGAGAATTCCGATGGACACGCCTGAAATTCTTCAAAAGCTCCAAACGGAAAAGGAAGCTGGAAAGAAGGCAGGGACGATTGACTTAGTCTGGATCAATGGCGAGAATTTTGCCTTAGCGAAAGAAGAAGAATTACTATACGGCCCCTTCTTAGAGACACTCCCAGTCTATGAATCTAACTATGCTCCGTCAAAAGATCAGTTTTCCATTGATTTTGGACAGACGGTTGATGGTCTAGAAGCTCCATGGGGGAAAGTTCAATTTGTTTTTCAATACGACGAAAAGAACGTCCAACGTCCACCTGCGTCCCTGGTGGAGCTGGACCAATGGATAAAAGAAAACCCTGGGAAATTTACGTTTCCAGACCCATCTGATTTCACTGGTAACGCATTTCTGCGACATCTTCTTTACGACGCAGTAGGCTTGGAGAAACTACAAAACGGTACCCCAGAAGAAGTCATAGAGGAAGCATGGCCAATAATGATGGAACGTTTAGAAGAGTGGCAACCTAACTTGTGGAGAAAAGGGGAAACGTATCCAACTAGTTTAGAAGAATTAGATCGCCTATACGCACAAGGTGAGGTATGGATGTCTATGGGGTACAATGAAGCTAGAGCGGAACATTTCATGGAAAAAGGTATTTTCCCTGAAACAACGAAAACGTTTGTATTAGAAGAAGGTTCGATTGGTAACCATCACTATTTGGCGATACCAACTAATTCTCCTAATATCCCAGCAAGTTTAGTTGCTATTAACGAATTTCTTTCCGTTGACGCACAATTAGAGAAACTCCGCCCTACGTATTGGGGAGAAAATACCCCTTTAAACGTAGAGTCGTTAAAGCCAGAAGAAAAGAGTAAATTGGAATCTATCTATAGAGGGGAAAGCGTCCTTCCTGCAGAGGAACTAGAGGAAGTATTTCAACCGGAAGTAGATGCGGCTTACGTTACATTAATTGAAGAGAAGTGGAACAATGAACGAAAATAATAAGAAAAGTAGGGGCTGGCTCTGGTTAGCCCCTTCTATTTTCATTATCGGTATATTAAGTACAGCTGGTTTCTTAAAAGCACTACAAAACAGCCTAGCTGCAAATCAACATCCGCTTATGTATTATATGGAACTGTACCAGAATCCAGTATTTTTGAAGTCACTAGGGTTCACAATATGGATTACACTAGTATCTACTATTCTCTCCATTCTTATTGGCTGGGGAATTTGCAAAGTGACCGTCCCTTATTTAAAGAAAGCATCTAATAGACTCATCATATGGATTCCAATGATGTTTCCACACTTTGTTTGGGCTTACATGGTCTATTTACTAGTAAATCCTAGTGGTGTCATATCTATTACGTTAGTTGAAATCGGTTTAGTAGAAAACAGAGAATCGTTTCCATTGTTAGTACAGGACAAGTGGGGAATTGGAACAATTATTACTTACGTTTGGAAAGAGGTTCCTTTTGTTATTTTAATGTTACTACCAGCATATGTAGAAATGGATACGAGATACAAAGAACAAGCGTCTTTACTGGGTGCTTCTAAATGGAAGGTATTTAAAATCGCAGAGCTCCCATGGATTGCCCCTACTCTTTTAGAGATTTTACTTATCTTAGTCGCTTTTATCTTTGTTGGATATGAAGTGCCTGCTTTAGTAGGTTCCTCAGAACAAAAAGCGCTTGGTGTTTTACTATTTGATTGGTTTTACGGCGGCAATGTTGCTAATCGTCCACTTGGCTATGCGCTAGCTGTCAGCTTAACCATAACAATGGGAATCATGGCTTGGTTTGGCTTTAGGAAAGCAAGAACGATGCGACAAAGGTTGGTGAATAGTGCATGAGAACACCTACAAATATTTGGTTCTTTGCGGTTCTAGGCAGTATTTTTCCGCTGCTTCTACTCGTTTGGAAAAGTTTTACCGGGTTTTTAACCTTTGGAGAACTGGATGTGTCAGATTGGACCATACGAGGATACCGAACGATTTTTCAAGATGTTTTATTAATAGAAGCATTGTGGACTACCATTTACATTACCTTTCTTGTCATCTGGATTACGTTAGTGTGTGCCTTTTTAGCAGGACGAGTATTAGCATTTAAAGAGTGGAAAGGGAAGAGTGCGATCGAATTGCTCTTATTTTCTCCCTTACTACTGCCTGTTATCGCAATCGCAATAGGTTTACAAATAATCTTAATTAAAATGGGGATTGCTGATACCATACTCGGAGTGGTGATAATTCACTTACTACCTACGTTACCTTATGCCATTACTATGATGCGTTCAGGAATGGAGAGAATGGGACAGAAGTGGAGAGAGCAAGGGATGTTGTTGCATCCGTCCAATGCTAGAACCCTTTTCCTCATTGAACTACCAATGCTATTGCCGACTATTCGAAGTATCGTCTTTTTAACAACCGTCATTAGCTTAAGTCAGTATGCGCTAACGGCAATCATTGGTGGAGGAAATGTGATTACGTTAGCTCTGATCTTTTTTCCATACGCTAATTCCATTGATGATACGATGGTGACGGCGTTTGCCTTGTTATTTGCGCTACTACCAATCTTCTTCTTTTTACTGCACGAACTATTATTTCGGATACTCTTCTCAACGTTGAAAAAGAGGTGGTTAACATGAGCTATGTAGAAGTGAGCAATATTACTAAAACAGTAAAAGATAAAAATCTTTTAGAAAACGTCTCTTTTACAATAGAAAAAGGAGAGATTATCAGTTTACTAGGTTCATCAGGAGCTGGGAAGACAACGCTCCTTCGCGTTTTAGCTGGATTAGAATCGGTAACATCGGGGAACATCCTAATTAACGGGCAAGACGTCACCACTATACCCGCACAAGAACGTGGTGTAGGTATGGTGTTTCAACAAC is a genomic window containing:
- a CDS encoding glutaredoxin family protein produces the protein MDGCSKCKVMRDWLMEKEIPFEEVNILQVMNARNELFRIIGEISIPVWWDKTSNSIVTYQDIKTKMYDSKSSVIH
- a CDS encoding hemolysin family protein, with protein sequence MIFIGLTAFFVASEFAIVKVRSSRIDQLVEEGHPLARSAKRVISNLDEYLSACQLGITITALALGWIGESTVADLLGGPLASLGISENLSHVISIAIAFTVITFLHVVIGELAPKTVAIQKAERLTLLLSKPLIFFYRLMYPIIWLLNGSARFVVRLFGLKNISEHDIAHTEEELRLIVTESYRSGEINQSEFKYVNKIFEFDDRIAKEIMVPRTEIVTLDKNDTMETFLQLAKEERYTRYPVMDGDKDHIIGMINVKQIFIDVMEGKKITSFEPYIRPIIRVIDSIPINELLVRLQRERVHMAILSDEYGGTSGLVTVEDIIEEIVGEIRDEFDADEVPLVQTIEKDHYVIDGKVLVSEVNELLGTSLDDSDVDTLGGWVLTHQYESQGSDIIRFEDVEFIVKEMDEHQIKYVEVRRVEQEDESTVEVKTMPTTTNQNTGAEVLSN
- a CDS encoding ABC transporter substrate-binding protein, which codes for MKKIITLCLSALILVGCSNTQSYSPTEVQQMSWTEVKEAASGQEVRMFLWGGDEGINRYIDEYMKPRLEKHGITIKRIPMDTPEILQKLQTEKEAGKKAGTIDLVWINGENFALAKEEELLYGPFLETLPVYESNYAPSKDQFSIDFGQTVDGLEAPWGKVQFVFQYDEKNVQRPPASLVELDQWIKENPGKFTFPDPSDFTGNAFLRHLLYDAVGLEKLQNGTPEEVIEEAWPIMMERLEEWQPNLWRKGETYPTSLEELDRLYAQGEVWMSMGYNEARAEHFMEKGIFPETTKTFVLEEGSIGNHHYLAIPTNSPNIPASLVAINEFLSVDAQLEKLRPTYWGENTPLNVESLKPEEKSKLESIYRGESVLPAEELEEVFQPEVDAAYVTLIEEKWNNERK
- a CDS encoding OsmC family protein gives rise to the protein MIEKITAVSKGMYTEGISHNHKVVIDEPANMGGTDKGANPLATLLVSLVGCENAIANFVAKEIEFDLQGIDFEVSGEINPKGMMGDKSVRPYFQKISVRATVHTSETQERVDELQRIVDERCPIYTTMVAADVEMVPTWTKA
- a CDS encoding ABC transporter permease, whose amino-acid sequence is MNENNKKSRGWLWLAPSIFIIGILSTAGFLKALQNSLAANQHPLMYYMELYQNPVFLKSLGFTIWITLVSTILSILIGWGICKVTVPYLKKASNRLIIWIPMMFPHFVWAYMVYLLVNPSGVISITLVEIGLVENRESFPLLVQDKWGIGTIITYVWKEVPFVILMLLPAYVEMDTRYKEQASLLGASKWKVFKIAELPWIAPTLLEILLILVAFIFVGYEVPALVGSSEQKALGVLLFDWFYGGNVANRPLGYALAVSLTITMGIMAWFGFRKARTMRQRLVNSA
- a CDS encoding Crp/Fnr family transcriptional regulator — its product is MDKLFLLSQISLFDELPMEELHIIDELSEMRPVPKGTIIFSPDKPIEALFLLKKGQVKLYKINPSGKQFTIDVLIDGNIFGETSTLSLTDDDTYAEAMTETYLCIISKTEFEKFIENNPKIALKLINILSTRLKEIYSMSEKIALGDVKYRILYLLVKLSEKTGKRKNHWQSINMKLTHQDIANMVGSSRETTSSIMSQFKKEGLVKKGLKFSIHIDEANRLLDSL
- a CDS encoding ABC transporter permease — its product is MRTPTNIWFFAVLGSIFPLLLLVWKSFTGFLTFGELDVSDWTIRGYRTIFQDVLLIEALWTTIYITFLVIWITLVCAFLAGRVLAFKEWKGKSAIELLLFSPLLLPVIAIAIGLQIILIKMGIADTILGVVIIHLLPTLPYAITMMRSGMERMGQKWREQGMLLHPSNARTLFLIELPMLLPTIRSIVFLTTVISLSQYALTAIIGGGNVITLALIFFPYANSIDDTMVTAFALLFALLPIFFFLLHELLFRILFSTLKKRWLT